Proteins encoded by one window of Chitinivorax sp. B:
- a CDS encoding amino acid ABC transporter substrate-binding protein encodes MLTILKAGFQNGPIAMTCVPHQHGSWVAMLALGLPLWTHAAEPRHFKLCYNEELASSNTRELAFGMMTRLEAKATFLKFEYVAMPWRRCLKLAESGQFDGVLSGSHSTERALSLAYPRKADGTLDTNKRMYLLGYVLVRRIGTRVEWDGQQFLNLEGPLGAQQGYSIVEHLRQMGLKVDDGAKSAQDTLQKLVLGRVAGVLINPLNASDLDAQLAWRGKIERTGKLVMQKPYFLILSQTFAQQQREHATQLWNLVEQIRLSDDFRALYNRQMEGVQGADRLLP; translated from the coding sequence ATGCTGACTATTCTAAAAGCAGGTTTCCAGAATGGGCCGATTGCCATGACATGCGTCCCACATCAGCACGGATCTTGGGTTGCCATGCTTGCCTTGGGGCTACCGCTCTGGACTCACGCTGCCGAACCACGCCATTTCAAGCTGTGCTACAACGAAGAGCTCGCATCCAGCAATACCCGCGAGCTGGCATTCGGCATGATGACACGACTGGAGGCGAAAGCGACTTTTCTCAAATTCGAATACGTCGCCATGCCCTGGCGACGTTGTTTGAAACTGGCTGAATCAGGACAGTTTGACGGGGTGCTCAGTGGCAGCCATTCAACGGAAAGAGCTTTATCGCTAGCCTACCCACGTAAAGCCGATGGCACATTGGACACCAATAAACGGATGTACCTGTTGGGTTATGTACTGGTACGACGCATCGGCACACGGGTCGAGTGGGATGGCCAACAATTTCTGAACCTGGAAGGTCCACTTGGCGCGCAACAAGGATATTCAATCGTGGAACACCTGCGCCAGATGGGTCTGAAGGTCGACGATGGTGCCAAATCAGCCCAGGATACATTGCAGAAATTGGTACTTGGCCGGGTTGCTGGTGTATTGATCAATCCACTTAATGCATCAGACCTTGATGCACAACTGGCATGGCGCGGCAAGATTGAACGCACTGGCAAGCTGGTGATGCAAAAACCTTATTTCCTGATCCTGTCCCAGACATTTGCCCAACAACAACGTGAGCATGCAACACAGTTATGGAATCTGGTGGAACAAATTCGCCTGAGCGATGACTTTCGAGCCTTGTACAACCGACAGATGGAAGGCGTACAGGGTGCAGACCGCTTGCTGCCGTAG
- a CDS encoding transporter substrate-binding domain-containing protein, with protein MLTLLTLLTVSAVAAPWPVKLSLCYNDELVASNTRELHFWMMSRLEAKFPSIKFEYNAMPWKRCLKSTETGQIDGVICGSHSPERAKVLVYPYRLDGSLDASKRMFELGYVLVRKVGTNITYDGQNFVNLNGALGAQQGYSIVEHLRAKGLTVDDSAKSAQDTLQKLVTGRVVGVLINPLDASDLGMHLAWRGKIERTGKLVMQKPYFLVLSQPFVQKYPDLAQQLWNQTEQIRMTPDFQTHYSRHMGGLDGVDNPTP; from the coding sequence GTGTTGACCCTTCTGACGCTACTGACGGTCAGCGCTGTGGCTGCGCCTTGGCCCGTCAAGCTGAGCCTGTGCTACAACGATGAATTGGTTGCCAGCAACACCCGCGAATTGCATTTCTGGATGATGTCTCGCCTGGAAGCCAAATTTCCGAGTATTAAATTTGAATACAACGCCATGCCATGGAAGCGCTGCCTGAAATCCACTGAAACCGGGCAGATCGATGGGGTAATCTGTGGCAGTCACTCCCCTGAACGGGCCAAGGTACTGGTCTACCCTTACAGATTGGATGGCAGTCTGGATGCCAGCAAACGAATGTTTGAGCTGGGCTATGTACTGGTACGGAAAGTTGGCACCAATATCACCTATGACGGGCAAAATTTTGTGAATCTGAATGGTGCATTGGGCGCGCAACAGGGCTATTCAATCGTTGAGCATTTACGAGCCAAGGGCCTGACCGTGGATGACAGCGCCAAATCCGCACAGGATACCCTTCAAAAGCTGGTGACTGGTCGTGTCGTTGGCGTATTGATCAATCCACTCGATGCTTCGGACCTGGGCATGCACTTGGCTTGGCGAGGCAAGATTGAACGGACCGGTAAGTTGGTCATGCAGAAACCGTATTTCCTGGTGCTATCACAGCCTTTTGTTCAGAAATACCCGGATTTGGCTCAGCAACTCTGGAATCAGACCGAACAGATTCGGATGACTCCTGACTTCCAGACACACTATAGTCGCCATATGGGTGGTCTGGACGGTGTGGATAACCCAACCCCGTGA
- a CDS encoding GNAT family N-acetyltransferase has protein sequence MKWQRDGFEVDTDPARMDLRVVHDFIANRSYWARNIPFDTFERSVTHALCFGVYAGDRIIGFARLITDRATIAYLGDVFIHEGFRGKGLSKWLMDCITAHPELQGLRRWILATQDAHGLYEQYGFRSLAAPERFMEKCPPIPYG, from the coding sequence ATGAAATGGCAACGTGATGGTTTTGAAGTCGATACCGACCCGGCACGGATGGATTTGCGCGTAGTGCATGATTTCATCGCCAATCGCAGTTACTGGGCGCGCAATATCCCGTTCGATACCTTTGAACGTTCCGTCACGCATGCATTGTGTTTCGGCGTGTATGCTGGTGACCGCATCATCGGTTTCGCCCGGTTGATCACTGACCGTGCCACCATTGCCTACTTGGGTGATGTGTTCATTCATGAGGGCTTTCGCGGCAAAGGCCTGTCGAAGTGGCTGATGGATTGCATCACCGCTCATCCTGAGTTGCAGGGTTTGCGCCGCTGGATATTGGCTACACAGGATGCGCATGGCTTGTACGAGCAATATGGTTTCCGGTCATTGGCGGCGCCCGAACGTTTCATGGAGAAATGCCCGCCGATTCCATATGGTTGA
- a CDS encoding transporter substrate-binding domain-containing protein codes for MQDVFHWIRRALPLFSLLTASAQAAPWPAKFSLCYNDELVASNTRELAFGVMARLEARLPSIKFEYNAMPWKRCLKLAETGQLDGVVSGSHSPERAKVLAYPYKPDGSLDASKRMYELGYVLVRKVGSNISYDGQQFVNLNGSLGAQQGYSIVEHLRAQGLTVDDGAKSAQDTLQKLMIGRVAGVLINPLDASDLGMHLAWRGKIERAGKLVMQKPYFLILSQAFAQNHPELAKQLWTLTEQIRQSSDFQSLYGRQMGGLDGAEPPSP; via the coding sequence ATGCAGGACGTATTTCACTGGATCAGGCGAGCATTGCCCCTTTTCTCACTACTGACAGCCAGCGCGCAGGCTGCGCCTTGGCCAGCCAAATTCAGTCTTTGTTATAACGATGAGCTCGTTGCCAGCAATACCCGTGAACTTGCCTTCGGTGTTATGGCTCGACTGGAAGCCAGGTTACCTTCCATCAAGTTTGAATACAACGCCATGCCGTGGAAACGCTGTCTGAAATTGGCAGAAACCGGCCAGCTTGATGGCGTTGTCAGTGGCAGTCATTCACCGGAACGTGCCAAGGTATTGGCCTATCCCTATAAACCAGATGGCAGCCTTGATGCCAGCAAACGAATGTACGAGTTAGGCTATGTGCTGGTGCGAAAGGTAGGTAGCAATATCAGCTACGATGGTCAACAGTTCGTGAACCTGAATGGTTCTCTTGGGGCACAGCAGGGATATTCGATTGTCGAACATTTACGAGCCCAAGGTCTGACCGTGGATGACGGTGCCAAATCCGCACAGGATACCTTGCAAAAACTGATGATCGGCCGTGTCGCCGGTGTGCTGATCAACCCACTTGATGCTTCTGACCTGGGCATGCATCTGGCCTGGCGTGGCAAGATCGAACGCGCTGGCAAACTGGTCATGCAAAAGCCGTACTTCCTGATCTTGTCCCAAGCGTTTGCCCAGAATCACCCTGAATTGGCAAAACAACTTTGGACTTTAACCGAACAGATTCGCCAGAGCAGCGACTTTCAATCACTTTACGGACGACAAATGGGGGGGTTGGACGGGGCTGAACCGCCCTCACCTTGA
- a CDS encoding DUF2214 family protein, giving the protein MLLNAILAWLHYIGFAAMLACLALEHRLLQPTMARAQLRAVGRIDLLYGILAGLQIASGVIRIWLEKGPGYYLHNGLFHAKLSLFVVMGLISLYPTIQFIRLGRASHTDTVTIPTATAKRMVMIVRTELALLMAIPLLATMLTRGVGMPS; this is encoded by the coding sequence ATGCTGTTGAATGCGATTTTGGCTTGGCTGCATTACATTGGGTTTGCAGCCATGCTGGCGTGCTTGGCACTGGAGCACCGGCTGTTACAACCGACAATGGCCCGTGCCCAGCTGCGTGCGGTCGGGCGCATCGATCTGCTCTATGGTATTTTGGCTGGCCTGCAGATTGCTAGTGGGGTGATTCGCATCTGGCTGGAAAAAGGCCCTGGCTATTACCTGCACAATGGTTTGTTTCATGCCAAGCTGAGTTTGTTCGTGGTAATGGGATTGATCTCGCTGTACCCAACCATTCAGTTCATTCGGTTGGGGCGTGCCAGTCATACCGATACCGTGACAATTCCGACAGCCACCGCCAAGCGGATGGTCATGATCGTTCGCACCGAACTGGCTTTGCTGATGGCGATCCCTCTGTTGGCAACTATGCTGACACGGGGCGTTGGGATGCCATCATGA